The following coding sequences lie in one Amycolatopsis cihanbeyliensis genomic window:
- a CDS encoding oxygenase MpaB family protein, which translates to MDNLSRRNVLKAGGALGALGALGVVAPAQASTEWTWSPAGSVAGTGVGADPRWVWDEEADRLVASLLDRGDVPKVNELLRTWTKNDQPLPAGLPADLRDFMERARRLPHWADRDKLATAVEFNEKRGLYLGVLYGLASGMMSTVIPKEARAVYYSQGGADMKDRISKTAKLGYDIGSRDAYQPGGEMIVTCVKTRLVHAAVRHLLPQSPYWTKAAEEEIPISQRDMMVTWHSLPTTVMQKLTAWEVPIPAAESEAFLHSWQLGGHLLGIKDEYIPVSWAEADAQAEQVLDPVLAPTPEGVDLADILLNLGADIDGGVLSKPVLGAFTRFLLGDRIAGWLHIPREPIWDPLLNAAWGPFIAVREGLLPFPLAPESYWLFDEFLRRAALLYLSEARPISIEIPDTNRPS; encoded by the coding sequence ATGGACAACCTCAGCAGGCGGAACGTGTTGAAGGCGGGTGGGGCGTTGGGTGCGCTTGGTGCGCTGGGTGTGGTGGCGCCCGCGCAGGCGAGCACGGAGTGGACGTGGTCACCCGCGGGTTCGGTGGCGGGCACGGGGGTGGGCGCCGACCCGCGGTGGGTGTGGGACGAGGAAGCCGACCGGCTGGTCGCCTCGCTGCTCGACCGGGGCGACGTGCCCAAGGTCAATGAGCTGTTGCGGACCTGGACGAAGAATGATCAGCCGTTGCCGGCCGGGCTGCCGGCGGACCTGCGGGACTTCATGGAGCGAGCCCGTCGGCTGCCGCACTGGGCCGACCGGGACAAGCTGGCCACCGCGGTGGAGTTCAACGAGAAGCGGGGCCTGTACCTCGGCGTGCTGTACGGGCTGGCCAGTGGCATGATGAGCACGGTCATCCCCAAGGAGGCGCGCGCGGTCTACTACTCCCAGGGCGGCGCGGACATGAAGGACCGCATCTCCAAGACCGCGAAACTCGGGTACGACATCGGGTCCCGCGACGCCTATCAGCCCGGCGGCGAGATGATCGTGACCTGCGTGAAGACCCGGCTGGTGCACGCGGCCGTGCGCCACCTGCTGCCACAGTCGCCCTACTGGACCAAGGCCGCCGAGGAAGAGATTCCGATCAGCCAGCGAGACATGATGGTCACCTGGCACAGCCTGCCCACCACCGTCATGCAGAAGCTGACCGCGTGGGAGGTGCCGATCCCGGCCGCGGAGTCCGAGGCCTTCCTGCACTCCTGGCAGCTGGGCGGGCACCTGCTCGGTATCAAGGACGAGTACATCCCCGTGTCGTGGGCGGAGGCCGATGCCCAGGCGGAGCAGGTCCTGGACCCGGTGCTGGCCCCGACGCCCGAGGGGGTCGACCTGGCCGACATCCTGCTCAACCTCGGCGCCGACATCGACGGCGGCGTCCTCAGCAAGCCCGTACTCGGGGCGTTCACCCGCTTCCTGCTCGGTGATCGGATCGCCGGCTGGCTGCACATCCCCAGGGAGCCGATCTGGGACCCGCTGCTCAACGCGGCGTGGGGGCCGTTCATCGCCGTACGTGAGGGACTGCTTCCCTTCCCGCTGGCGCCGGAGTCCTACTGGCTCTTCGATGAGTTCCTGCGGAGAGCGGCCCTGCTCTACCTGTCCGAGGCACGGCCGATCAGCATCGAGATCCCGGACACCAACCGCCCGTCCTGA
- a CDS encoding spermidine synthase, whose product MSARFAELDWCPTPMGELVLRRRWDPAFGKEVYEIKLGEEFLMSSLFTVAELELGRRPLAELEGTALEVAVGGLGLGYTAQAVLENPNVASLVVVDALAEVIGWHERGLIPAGASLTADPRCSLVHGDFFAMLRSPEGLDPATPGRTFDAVLVDIDHSPRHVLHPDHAGFYQPAGLARLGEHLRPGGVFALWSNDPPDENFLAVLAGCFAEARSDVVSFDNPLQHRAATATLYLARAGGPQA is encoded by the coding sequence GTGAGTGCGCGGTTCGCGGAGCTGGACTGGTGCCCGACGCCGATGGGTGAGCTCGTGCTGCGCAGGCGGTGGGACCCCGCCTTCGGCAAGGAGGTCTACGAGATCAAGCTCGGCGAGGAGTTCCTGATGTCGAGCCTGTTCACCGTCGCCGAGTTGGAGCTGGGCCGCCGCCCGCTCGCGGAGCTGGAGGGCACGGCACTCGAGGTGGCCGTGGGCGGGCTCGGGCTCGGCTACACCGCGCAGGCGGTGTTGGAGAATCCGAACGTGGCTTCCCTGGTCGTCGTCGACGCCCTCGCCGAGGTGATCGGCTGGCACGAGCGCGGGTTGATCCCCGCCGGGGCGAGCCTGACCGCGGACCCGCGTTGCTCGCTCGTGCACGGTGACTTCTTCGCGATGCTGCGCTCGCCGGAGGGTCTCGACCCCGCGACTCCGGGACGGACCTTCGACGCCGTGCTCGTCGACATCGACCACTCCCCGCGCCACGTGCTGCACCCCGACCACGCCGGGTTCTACCAACCCGCGGGCCTGGCGAGGCTCGGCGAGCACCTGCGCCCGGGTGGCGTGTTCGCGCTGTGGTCCAACGACCCGCCCGACGAAAACTTCCTGGCCGTGCTCGCGGGTTGTTTCGCCGAGGCGCGCTCGGATGTCGTCAGCTTCGACAACCCGCTGCAGCACCGCGCGGCCACCGCCACCCTCTACCTCGCCAGAGCCGGCGGCCCGCAAGCCTGA
- a CDS encoding MbtH family protein, with protein MDGAYLVVLNDEDQFSIWFADRDVPAGWRAEGYRGTREECLAHIDATWTDMRPRSVREHLAAENG; from the coding sequence ATGGACGGCGCCTACCTGGTCGTGCTCAACGACGAGGATCAGTTCTCGATCTGGTTCGCCGACCGGGACGTCCCGGCGGGCTGGCGGGCCGAGGGCTACCGCGGCACGCGCGAGGAGTGCCTGGCCCACATCGACGCGACGTGGACCGACATGCGCCCGCGCAGTGTTCGCGAACACCTCGCTGCGGAGAACGGATAA
- a CDS encoding non-ribosomal peptide synthetase: MTAVAALPLQRGMIAAGLADPAAGTDVIQCVLHFPRGADITAYTAAWRAAVERHPVLRTRFSWNPDGGARQWAGPAIDVPLVTGLSDVDLNEFLAEDRRAGVDPVAGPALRLTALTTGSGPVVVATFHHAILDGRSLAMLLSEIDDHCAGQADFRSRPDFHDYVRWYTERSAGPAAETERRFWAEELAGAPAAGPLPLETPGASTPVMRVAEAELSDAETTALRGLAEAAGVTVNTAVLAAWGLLLATHSGDGGAVFGVTRSARYGSVPGADEMIGLLLATTPLHLPVHRDATVAGWLRAVRARSVACRDHQLCPPAVIEAAAGRGGDAPLMRSLVLFEHRELDTILARRPGNPFPGRRVRILRSPGYPLTLYAFAEPRLSLRLIHDTTRFPDWAPELLLTQVRGFLTDFAENPGRLVRELVEPRGADRVRMLEKWNDTTVDYPAGASVPGLFAAQVRHAPDADAVFDGTRWISYAELHDRSDRVARSLLAGGVRADHPVGLALPRGADLVTAMLGVVKAGAAYLPLDPANPAAREAVTLRESGTELVIGDRPVDGVRTVPIGDLLSDVHDRVGTGRPHPLSVAYLNYTSGSTGRPKGVAVPHRAVVRLVSEPNFARFGPGQTFLHLSATAFDLTTLEVWGALLTGGRVVPAPEGPFEPAALAALLREHQVSVLWLTAGLFHQIVAHDPAMLAGVEQLLAGGDVLAPESVNTALRVRGKPVVNGYGPTENTTFTACHVVREPAGSTVPIGRPVQRSSVFVLDEWMRPVPAGVTGELYTGGDGLARGYWARPALTAARFVPDPFGPPGSRLYRTGDLARWRPDGVLEFAGRADQQVKIRGFLAEPAEVETVLRAHPAVADAAVVVEGDGAGRHLVAYLAPGAGFDTGFDVEAVREHLAERLPPYLCPARYATLPEFPLNRSGKIDRAALRAAAVPAGARTRPATRTQERLATLWAALLPADEFGPADDFFTSGGNSLLAVRLGFRLSEEFGVELPIAEVHRARTLAALAGAIDARAAGTGRAAPPSRITRRDRAAFRAPAPRQADPDHLVVPGGGDWGAWRWIELRGTGFGFEPLLAIAAPEAARSAEALLAAEDTLGEARWAAFRALRAEEDRVGGERRSLLRRLGRLIRKGRFAEVRAALDGATGCGTAESRAALDAALAATRAKETAAAAYAADYESGRDRVAGVLREVSGDPKFREAVAWQNPRALRTAVDALHEALSGRRPANRNVDHRRWEHTVVSYLQRYCAKNDTIGYFGPVGWARVADDAPDLLTAKPGAGLLAARTTYLENWAVQELAEALTTEAVRPWAAPRRLPFVDVVGTRLHVPLTDPIPIEAADAAVLAACDGVRSARELAAALVEAGTVPDTATVYAVLDRYRKERRIAWTMEVPPAALVPEDSLRAQIAAIGDPAARGPAEAALAEVERGRDAVAAAVGDPDALVTAISGLQERFTEITGAEATRRPGVFYAGRTVVHEECRRDVEVTVSPGLLDTLWPPLSMVLEAARWYTAAGAALYRKALHDIYRERAAATGREALRLADFWLWANDTIFRLDHRVIDRLVRTLQERWAAALGGELGAHRVADVRDRVLRSFATARPGWPAAVQHSPDVMIAARDAAAIRAGDFQWVLGEMHPGLNSMRSALFVSQHPRPEELHAAMAADLGGPRVVLATTRAEGGTPQRLADALVSPEDTVVLFGHDACGPMAAGAVPVGACEVVEHNGRLVARTRDGRRELEIVELLNEQIMAQLVQSFRLLPAGEHTPRVTLDRLVVARETWRLGIARCRFAFAADEQGRFLAAQAWRREHGICRFAFVKSPVEHKPFYVDLESQPSVELFAHAVRVLERERPEGRMSVSEMSPGPEQLWLTDAAGARHTAEFRVVAVDRRGRHGTTTGQRHGDPREGEAR; this comes from the coding sequence GTGACCGCAGTGGCCGCATTGCCCCTCCAGCGCGGAATGATCGCGGCCGGGCTGGCCGACCCGGCCGCGGGGACCGATGTCATCCAATGTGTCCTGCACTTCCCGCGGGGAGCCGATATCACCGCCTACACCGCGGCGTGGCGGGCCGCCGTCGAGCGGCATCCCGTGCTGCGCACCAGGTTCTCCTGGAATCCCGACGGCGGCGCCAGGCAGTGGGCGGGCCCGGCCATCGATGTGCCGCTGGTGACCGGACTGTCCGATGTGGATCTGAATGAGTTCCTCGCGGAAGACCGGCGGGCGGGGGTGGACCCGGTCGCCGGCCCGGCCCTGCGGCTGACCGCGCTGACCACCGGTTCGGGCCCGGTGGTCGTGGCGACCTTCCACCACGCGATTCTGGACGGGCGGTCCCTTGCGATGCTCCTGTCGGAGATCGACGACCATTGCGCCGGACAAGCGGACTTCCGGTCCCGGCCGGACTTCCACGACTACGTCCGCTGGTACACCGAGCGCTCCGCGGGCCCGGCGGCGGAGACCGAGCGCCGGTTCTGGGCCGAGGAGCTGGCGGGCGCGCCCGCGGCCGGGCCGCTCCCGCTGGAGACACCCGGCGCGTCGACCCCCGTGATGCGGGTGGCCGAGGCCGAGCTGTCCGACGCGGAGACCACCGCGCTGCGCGGGCTGGCCGAGGCCGCAGGGGTCACGGTGAACACCGCCGTGCTGGCGGCGTGGGGACTGCTGCTGGCGACGCACTCGGGTGACGGCGGCGCGGTCTTCGGGGTGACCCGCTCGGCGCGCTACGGCAGCGTGCCGGGCGCGGACGAGATGATCGGTCTGCTGCTGGCGACCACCCCGTTACACCTGCCGGTGCACCGGGACGCCACGGTGGCCGGCTGGCTGCGCGCGGTGCGGGCCCGGTCGGTGGCCTGCCGGGACCACCAGCTCTGCCCGCCCGCGGTGATCGAGGCCGCCGCCGGACGGGGCGGGGACGCGCCGCTGATGCGCAGCCTGGTGCTGTTCGAGCACCGGGAGCTGGACACGATCCTGGCGCGCAGGCCCGGCAACCCGTTCCCCGGCCGCCGGGTGCGGATCCTGCGCAGCCCCGGCTACCCGCTGACCCTCTACGCCTTCGCCGAGCCGAGGCTGAGCCTGCGCCTGATCCACGACACCACCCGGTTCCCGGACTGGGCCCCGGAGTTGCTGCTCACCCAGGTGCGGGGCTTCCTGACCGACTTCGCCGAGAACCCGGGGCGGCTCGTGCGCGAGCTCGTGGAGCCGCGTGGCGCCGACCGGGTCCGGATGCTGGAGAAGTGGAACGACACCACCGTGGACTACCCGGCAGGGGCGAGTGTGCCGGGCCTGTTCGCCGCGCAGGTCCGGCACGCCCCGGACGCCGACGCGGTGTTCGACGGCACCCGCTGGATCAGTTACGCCGAGCTGCACGACCGCAGCGACCGGGTGGCCCGCTCGCTGCTGGCCGGCGGCGTGCGGGCCGACCATCCGGTCGGCCTGGCGCTGCCGCGCGGCGCGGACCTGGTCACGGCGATGCTCGGGGTGGTGAAGGCGGGCGCCGCCTACCTTCCGCTCGACCCGGCCAACCCGGCGGCGCGCGAGGCGGTGACACTGCGCGAGTCCGGGACCGAGCTGGTGATCGGCGACCGCCCGGTGGACGGCGTCCGCACCGTCCCGATCGGCGACCTGCTGTCCGATGTGCACGACCGGGTGGGCACGGGCAGGCCGCACCCGCTTTCGGTGGCCTACCTGAACTACACCTCCGGCTCCACCGGGAGACCGAAGGGCGTGGCGGTGCCGCACCGCGCTGTCGTTCGCCTGGTGAGCGAGCCCAACTTCGCCCGCTTCGGCCCCGGGCAGACCTTCCTGCACCTTTCGGCGACCGCCTTCGACCTGACCACCCTCGAGGTGTGGGGCGCGCTGCTCACCGGCGGCCGGGTCGTGCCCGCACCGGAGGGGCCGTTCGAGCCCGCCGCACTCGCCGCGTTGCTGCGCGAGCACCAGGTCAGCGTGCTGTGGCTGACCGCGGGCCTGTTCCACCAGATCGTCGCGCACGACCCGGCGATGCTCGCCGGGGTGGAGCAACTGCTCGCCGGCGGGGACGTGCTGGCGCCCGAGTCGGTGAACACCGCGCTGCGGGTGCGCGGCAAGCCGGTGGTGAACGGCTACGGGCCCACCGAGAACACCACCTTCACCGCCTGCCACGTGGTGCGCGAACCGGCCGGGTCGACGGTGCCGATCGGCAGGCCGGTGCAGCGCTCCAGCGTGTTCGTGTTGGACGAGTGGATGCGGCCGGTTCCGGCCGGGGTGACCGGCGAGCTGTACACCGGTGGGGACGGGCTGGCCCGCGGCTACTGGGCGCGGCCCGCGCTCACCGCGGCCAGGTTCGTCCCCGATCCGTTCGGGCCGCCGGGATCGCGCCTGTACCGCACCGGCGACCTGGCCAGGTGGCGGCCGGACGGGGTGCTGGAGTTCGCGGGCCGGGCCGACCAGCAGGTCAAGATCCGCGGCTTCCTTGCCGAGCCCGCCGAGGTGGAGACCGTGTTGCGGGCGCACCCCGCCGTCGCCGACGCGGCGGTGGTGGTCGAAGGCGACGGCGCGGGCAGGCACCTGGTGGCCTACCTGGCGCCCGGTGCCGGGTTCGACACCGGGTTCGACGTCGAAGCCGTGCGCGAGCACCTGGCCGAGCGGCTGCCCCCGTACCTGTGTCCCGCGCGCTACGCGACGCTGCCGGAGTTCCCGCTCAACCGCAGCGGCAAGATCGACCGCGCCGCGCTGCGCGCCGCGGCCGTGCCCGCGGGCGCGCGGACCCGGCCCGCCACCCGCACCCAGGAGCGGCTGGCCACCCTCTGGGCTGCGCTGCTGCCCGCCGACGAGTTCGGCCCCGCCGACGACTTCTTCACCAGCGGCGGGAACTCGCTGCTGGCCGTGCGACTGGGCTTCCGCCTCAGCGAGGAGTTCGGCGTGGAACTCCCCATCGCCGAGGTGCACCGCGCGCGGACCCTGGCGGCCCTCGCCGGTGCCATCGACGCGCGCGCCGCCGGGACCGGGCGCGCGGCCCCGCCGTCGCGCATCACCCGCCGCGACCGCGCCGCGTTCCGGGCCCCGGCTCCCCGGCAGGCCGACCCCGACCACCTCGTGGTCCCCGGTGGTGGGGACTGGGGTGCGTGGCGGTGGATCGAGCTGCGCGGCACTGGGTTCGGCTTCGAGCCGCTGCTGGCCATCGCCGCTCCGGAAGCCGCCCGCTCGGCCGAGGCGCTGCTGGCCGCCGAGGACACACTCGGCGAGGCCCGGTGGGCGGCGTTCCGCGCGCTGCGCGCCGAGGAGGACCGGGTCGGGGGCGAGCGGCGGTCCCTGCTGCGCCGGCTGGGCAGGCTGATCCGCAAGGGCCGCTTCGCGGAGGTCCGCGCCGCACTCGACGGCGCCACCGGGTGCGGCACCGCCGAGTCCCGGGCCGCGCTGGACGCGGCGCTGGCCGCCACGCGCGCGAAAGAGACCGCCGCCGCTGCCTACGCCGCCGACTACGAGTCCGGCCGCGACCGCGTGGCGGGTGTGCTGCGCGAGGTCAGCGGCGACCCGAAGTTCCGCGAGGCGGTCGCCTGGCAGAACCCGCGCGCGTTGCGGACGGCGGTCGACGCGCTGCACGAGGCTCTCTCCGGGAGGCGCCCGGCGAACCGGAACGTGGACCACCGGCGCTGGGAGCACACCGTGGTGAGCTATCTCCAGCGTTACTGCGCCAAGAACGACACCATCGGCTACTTCGGGCCGGTCGGCTGGGCCCGGGTGGCGGACGACGCCCCGGACCTGCTGACCGCGAAACCGGGTGCGGGGCTGCTGGCCGCGCGCACCACCTACCTGGAGAACTGGGCGGTCCAGGAACTCGCCGAGGCACTGACCACCGAGGCGGTGCGACCGTGGGCGGCGCCGAGGCGGCTCCCGTTCGTTGACGTGGTCGGTACCCGGCTGCACGTCCCGCTGACCGACCCGATCCCGATCGAGGCGGCCGACGCGGCCGTACTGGCCGCCTGCGACGGCGTGCGGTCGGCACGCGAGTTGGCCGCGGCGCTGGTCGAGGCCGGCACGGTGCCGGACACGGCCACCGTGTACGCGGTCCTCGATCGCTACCGGAAGGAACGGCGGATCGCCTGGACGATGGAGGTCCCGCCGGCCGCGCTGGTCCCGGAGGACTCCCTGCGCGCGCAGATCGCGGCCATCGGCGATCCGGCGGCGCGCGGGCCGGCCGAGGCGGCGCTGGCCGAGGTGGAGCGCGGAAGGGACGCGGTGGCCGCCGCTGTCGGCGACCCGGACGCGCTGGTGACGGCGATCTCCGGCCTGCAGGAACGGTTCACCGAGATCACCGGGGCGGAAGCGACCCGCCGCCCCGGTGTGTTCTACGCGGGTCGCACCGTGGTGCACGAGGAATGCCGCCGGGACGTGGAGGTCACCGTCTCACCCGGACTGCTGGACACGCTGTGGCCCCCGCTGTCCATGGTGCTGGAGGCGGCCCGCTGGTACACGGCGGCGGGCGCGGCCCTGTACCGCAAGGCGCTGCACGACATCTACCGCGAGCGGGCCGCCGCGACCGGGCGGGAGGCGTTACGGCTGGCCGACTTCTGGCTGTGGGCCAACGACACCATCTTCCGGCTCGACCACCGGGTGATCGACCGGCTGGTGCGCACGCTCCAGGAGCGCTGGGCGGCGGCGCTGGGCGGCGAGCTCGGTGCCCACCGGGTGGCCGACGTGCGGGACCGGGTGCTGCGCTCCTTCGCCACCGCGCGGCCGGGGTGGCCCGCCGCCGTGCAGCACAGCCCGGACGTGATGATCGCCGCCCGGGACGCCGCGGCCATCCGCGCCGGGGATTTCCAGTGGGTGCTCGGCGAGATGCACCCCGGGCTCAACTCGATGCGCTCGGCGCTGTTCGTCTCCCAGCATCCCAGACCCGAGGAGCTGCACGCGGCGATGGCCGCCGATCTCGGCGGGCCCAGGGTGGTGCTGGCGACCACCAGGGCCGAGGGCGGAACCCCGCAGCGCCTCGCCGACGCGCTGGTGTCCCCGGAGGACACCGTCGTGCTGTTCGGGCACGACGCCTGCGGTCCGATGGCGGCGGGCGCGGTGCCGGTGGGCGCCTGCGAGGTGGTCGAGCACAACGGGCGGCTGGTGGCCCGGACCCGCGACGGGCGCAGGGAACTGGAGATCGTCGAGCTGCTCAACGAGCAGATCATGGCCCAGCTTGTGCAGAGCTTCCGGCTGCTGCCCGCGGGGGAGCACACCCCCAGGGTGACCCTGGACCGGCTGGTGGTGGCCAGGGAGACCTGGCGGCTGGGCATCGCCCGGTGCCGGTTCGCCTTCGCCGCCGACGAGCAGGGACGGTTCCTCGCCGCGCAGGCCTGGCGGCGCGAGCACGGCATCTGCCGGTTCGCCTTCGTCAAGAGCCCCGTTGAGCACAAACCGTTCTATGTGGACCTGGAGAGCCAACCGTCGGTGGAGCTGTTCGCGCATGCGGTGCGCGTGCTGGAACGCGAGCGGCCCGAAGGCCGGATGAGCGTCAGCGAGATGTCGCCAGGACCCGAGCAGCTGTGGCTGACCGACGCCGCGGGCGCACGCCACACCGCCGAGTTCCGGGTGGTCGCCGTGGACCGCCGCGGCAGGCACGGGACAACCACGGGGCAGCGGCACGGGGACCCGCGGGAAGGAGAAGCACGGTGA
- a CDS encoding non-ribosomal peptide synthetase: MTTSDEVFVFPASSGQRRLWLLDQLMPGTSVYNIGWRVAVEGPLDAAALRAALTGVVRRHEALRTRFAAREGTPVQLVAAEAAIDLPHHEQATPAEVDALVETLARQPFDLHTGPLLRAALATLSPTRHVLVLVLHHSIADGWSCGVIFDELAALYTGAEPPEVGVQYPDYTLWQQEQVDGGAFEADIAHWSAALRGAPTMLRLPADRARSGAASGSGAELRAPLPADRVGGGFAALLATFQSVLHRVTGQEDFLVATPVAARTRPETDRLVGFVANTLPLRAVFTSETTLGQVRAAAEAATVGAIAHQDLPFEYLVDLASPERSLGHTPLVQVMFAVEPVPEPRVAGEVTFAPEPVTGGGSKFAVSLTVEQAGAGWFGRWQYDTDLFDAGTVAALHSAFVAALGADDATPVAELPLGGHPRPRPAPAPPPPRATAAELVRAALAARPDAVLVDDRFTAADLDAASDRLAHALLAAGARPDEPVALLVERGAPTIVGIIAAWKAGAGYLPLDPSWPPARLAAMATDAGVPVLVAGEGTRGLLPGPWTEVVVDTGGDVHTGQRNETPPVAVPQHPGSLAYLLYTSGSTGTPKGVRVTQGGLAALLHAMDELLGLSARDRLVSISTPAFDVSTVEMLVPLLRGAHVTAVPAEDVADGGLLRERVTAARATVVQGGPTSWRLLLAAGGVPPEVRLRVTGGEALTRDLADQLQSDGAVLIDGYGPTETTVYSTAGIVPRAPAPVRLGPPVPGTELHVLDRLMRPVPPCVVGELHIGGAGVARGYHGMPGLTADRFRPNPFGPGRLYATGDLVRSRADGTLEFLGRADHQVKLRGFRIELGEIETALREHVDVADAVVTTWSAGESDVRLVAYAVRRANGTARPPADQDATRELWAELRPHLARRLPDYMLPATLVLLESMPRTPTGKTDRRALPEPVWTGTAPAVGPRTESEARMAGIWREVLAIPAEVELSVHDNFFAVGGHSLTATRMLARVRSVLGTELPLATLFAAPTIAELCAALVGGGTGGGQRGPVPLLDALDDLSDAEVDRLLGALLDEERP; encoded by the coding sequence GTGACCACCTCGGACGAGGTTTTCGTGTTCCCGGCGTCGTCGGGGCAGCGCCGGTTGTGGCTGCTCGACCAGCTCATGCCGGGGACCTCGGTCTACAACATCGGCTGGCGCGTCGCCGTGGAGGGCCCGCTGGACGCCGCGGCGCTGCGGGCCGCGCTGACCGGGGTCGTGCGCCGCCACGAGGCGCTGCGCACCCGGTTCGCCGCGCGGGAGGGCACCCCGGTGCAGCTGGTCGCGGCCGAGGCCGCCATCGACCTGCCGCACCACGAGCAGGCCACCCCGGCCGAGGTCGACGCGCTGGTCGAGACCCTCGCCCGGCAGCCGTTCGACCTGCACACCGGGCCGCTGCTGCGGGCCGCGCTGGCGACCCTTTCACCCACCCGGCACGTGCTGGTGCTGGTGCTGCACCACAGCATCGCCGACGGCTGGTCCTGCGGGGTGATCTTCGACGAGCTGGCCGCGCTCTACACCGGGGCCGAGCCGCCCGAGGTGGGCGTGCAGTACCCGGACTACACGTTGTGGCAGCAGGAGCAGGTGGACGGCGGGGCGTTCGAGGCCGACATCGCGCACTGGTCGGCGGCGTTGCGTGGGGCGCCGACGATGCTGCGCCTGCCCGCGGACCGCGCCCGATCCGGGGCCGCCTCCGGCTCCGGGGCCGAACTGCGGGCGCCGCTGCCCGCCGACCGGGTGGGCGGCGGGTTCGCCGCGCTGCTGGCGACGTTCCAGAGCGTGCTGCACCGGGTGACCGGGCAGGAGGACTTCCTCGTCGCCACCCCGGTCGCCGCCCGCACCCGGCCGGAGACGGACCGCCTGGTCGGCTTCGTGGCGAACACCCTGCCGCTGCGCGCGGTGTTCACCAGCGAAACCACGCTGGGGCAGGTGCGGGCCGCGGCCGAGGCCGCCACCGTCGGCGCCATCGCCCACCAGGACCTCCCGTTCGAGTACCTGGTCGACCTGGCCTCGCCGGAGCGCTCGCTCGGCCACACCCCCTTGGTGCAGGTGATGTTCGCCGTCGAGCCGGTGCCCGAACCGCGGGTGGCGGGCGAGGTCACCTTCGCCCCGGAGCCGGTAACCGGCGGCGGCTCCAAGTTCGCCGTCTCGCTGACCGTCGAGCAGGCGGGTGCGGGCTGGTTCGGGCGCTGGCAGTACGACACCGACCTGTTCGACGCGGGCACCGTCGCCGCGCTGCACTCGGCCTTCGTCGCCGCGCTCGGCGCGGACGACGCGACCCCGGTGGCCGAGCTGCCGCTGGGCGGCCACCCGCGCCCCCGGCCCGCGCCAGCCCCGCCACCGCCGCGGGCGACCGCGGCCGAGCTGGTCCGCGCCGCACTGGCGGCCCGGCCGGACGCCGTGCTCGTCGACGACCGGTTCACCGCCGCCGATCTGGACGCGGCAAGCGACCGGCTGGCCCACGCCCTGCTCGCCGCGGGCGCGCGCCCCGACGAGCCGGTGGCGCTACTGGTCGAGCGCGGCGCCCCGACCATCGTCGGCATCATCGCCGCCTGGAAGGCGGGTGCGGGTTACCTGCCGCTGGACCCGTCGTGGCCACCCGCGCGGCTGGCCGCGATGGCCACCGACGCGGGGGTGCCGGTGCTGGTGGCCGGGGAAGGCACCAGGGGCCTGCTGCCCGGCCCGTGGACCGAGGTCGTCGTGGACACCGGGGGAGACGTCCACACGGGACAGCGCAACGAGACCCCGCCGGTCGCCGTGCCCCAGCACCCCGGGTCGCTGGCGTACCTGCTCTACACCTCGGGCTCCACCGGCACACCGAAGGGCGTGCGGGTGACCCAGGGCGGGCTGGCCGCGCTGTTGCACGCGATGGACGAGCTGCTCGGCCTGTCCGCGCGCGATCGGCTCGTCTCGATCAGCACGCCCGCGTTCGACGTGTCCACGGTGGAGATGCTGGTGCCGCTGCTGCGCGGTGCCCACGTCACCGCGGTCCCGGCCGAGGACGTCGCCGACGGCGGGCTGCTGCGGGAGCGGGTCACCGCCGCGCGCGCCACCGTGGTGCAGGGCGGGCCGACGAGCTGGCGGCTCCTGCTCGCGGCGGGCGGGGTGCCGCCTGAGGTGCGCCTGCGTGTCACCGGGGGCGAGGCGCTGACCAGGGACCTTGCCGACCAGTTGCAGTCCGACGGCGCGGTGCTCATCGACGGCTACGGTCCGACCGAGACGACGGTCTACTCCACCGCCGGGATCGTGCCGCGGGCACCGGCACCGGTCCGGCTCGGGCCGCCGGTGCCGGGAACCGAGTTGCACGTGCTGGACCGGCTGATGCGGCCGGTGCCCCCGTGCGTCGTCGGGGAACTGCACATCGGGGGCGCCGGCGTGGCCCGTGGCTACCACGGCATGCCCGGCCTGACCGCCGACCGATTCCGCCCCAACCCGTTCGGACCCGGCCGCCTCTACGCCACCGGGGACCTGGTGCGGTCAAGGGCGGACGGCACGCTGGAGTTCCTCGGCCGTGCCGACCACCAGGTGAAGCTGCGCGGGTTCCGGATCGAGCTCGGCGAGATCGAGACGGCGCTGCGCGAGCACGTGGACGTCGCCGACGCGGTCGTGACCACCTGGTCGGCGGGGGAGTCGGACGTGCGGCTGGTCGCCTACGCCGTGCGCAGGGCGAACGGCACCGCCCGGCCGCCTGCCGACCAGGACGCCACCCGGGAGCTGTGGGCGGAGCTGCGCCCGCACCTGGCCCGCAGGCTGCCCGACTACATGCTGCCGGCGACGCTGGTGCTGCTGGAGTCGATGCCGCGCACCCCGACCGGCAAGACCGACCGCCGTGCCCTTCCCGAGCCGGTGTGGACCGGGACCGCCCCCGCGGTGGGTCCCCGCACCGAGTCCGAGGCCCGGATGGCCGGGATCTGGCGCGAGGTGCTGGCCATCCCGGCGGAGGTCGAGCTGAGCGTGC